One window of Perca fluviatilis chromosome 12, GENO_Pfluv_1.0, whole genome shotgun sequence genomic DNA carries:
- the LOC120570292 gene encoding trace amine-associated receptor 13c-like yields MEVEDRAELCFPQFPNTSCIKFSLWPQTVTIMLYSISPITVTLNLFIIISISHFRQLHTPTNILLLSLAVSDLLIDLLLMPVQIFNRTSCWFFGDFVCATYTSISLIIPSTSIGDIVLILVDRYVAICDPLHYTTKVTARRVKFCVCLCWLWSFTYSLLFVKDLPTQPGSYKFCYGACALSPDNGSLLFDLFLNFIVPVTAIVALYLRIFAVAVSQARTMRSHITAVTLQHSVTPKAKKSELKATRKLGVLVLVFLLCVCPLYIITWVPYNLTMDSLLDFSVILFLSNCCLNPVIYAFLYPWFRKAVKLIVTLQILQPGSSETNML; encoded by the exons atggaGGTTGAGGACAGAGCCGAGCTCTGCTTTCCACAGTTCCCAAACACCTCCTGTATAAAGTTCTCGCTTTGGCCCCAAACAGTTACCATTATGCTTTACTCCATCTCTCCAATCACTGTGACTCTCAACCTGTTCATCATCATCTCTATCTCCCACTTCAG gcagctccacacacccaccaacatcctcctcctctctctggctgtctctgaCCTTCTAATTGACCTCCTGCTGATGCCGGTACAAATTTTCAACAGAACATCCTGCTGGTTTTttggtgactttgtgtgtgctaCATATACTTCTATTTCCCTCATCATTCCCTCAACCTCAATAGGTGACATAGTGCTCATATTAGTTGACCGTTATGTGGCTATTTGTGACCCTCTACACTACACCACTAAAGTCACTGCAAGAAgagttaaattctgtgtttgtctctgctGGCTCTGGTCTTTTACCTACAGCCTTCTCTTTGTAAAGGATCTTCCGACTCAACCAGGGAGTTATAAATTCTGCTACGGAGCATGTGCTCTGTCCCCTGATAACGGCTCACTGCTTTTTGATCTTTTTCTTAACTTCATTGTTCCAGTTACTGCCATCGTAGCTCTGTATCTGAGAATATTtgccgtggctgtgtctcaggctcgtaccatgcgctctcacattacagctgtcacactccagcattcagtgactccaaaggcaaagaaatcagagctgaaagcaaCCAGGAAGCTTGGTGTTCTTGTACTTGTTTTTCTATTGTGTGTATGCCCGTTATACATCATAACATGGGTACCTTACAACTTGACTATGGATTCACTTCTAGACTTTTCAgtcattctgtttttgtctaactgttgtctaaaccctgtgatctatgccttcttgtacccctggtttagaaaagcagttaaactcattgtaactcttcagatactgcagcctggctcctctgagaccaacatgctgtag